A single window of Acidobacteriota bacterium DNA harbors:
- a CDS encoding D-alanine--D-alanine ligase has product MANKLRVGVIFGGRSGEHEVSLRSAESIINALDREKYEIVPIAITKSGKWLASSEATNLLPSAVMESANQHVAIFGDPTERGLARFGGEGKTDKRDKLDVVFPVLHGTYGEDGTIQGLLEMADVPYVGCGVLGSAAGMDKVVMKRLFREAGLPIVEFTYFLRSQWEADPLLVEMRIAAEIGFPCFVKPANLGSSVGISKATDAKSLNEAIALAAKYDRKIVVERGVDAREIEVSVLGNDQPVASLPGEIVPQTAEFYDYQAKYISADGARLEIPAKLSKEQTEEIQQLAVRAFQAIDGAGLGRVDFFLEKQTGKLLLNEINTMPGFTSISMYPKLWEVSGLGYSQLIDRLIELAFERHREKSRNVTSFG; this is encoded by the coding sequence TTGGCAAACAAACTCAGAGTTGGAGTCATTTTCGGCGGGCGTTCCGGCGAACACGAAGTTTCACTTCGTTCGGCGGAATCCATCATCAACGCGCTGGACCGCGAGAAATACGAAATCGTCCCTATTGCCATCACCAAATCCGGCAAGTGGCTGGCTTCGAGCGAAGCGACCAATTTGCTGCCGAGCGCCGTGATGGAATCCGCCAATCAGCACGTAGCGATTTTCGGCGATCCGACCGAACGCGGCCTGGCGCGGTTCGGCGGTGAAGGCAAGACAGATAAACGCGACAAGCTGGATGTGGTCTTTCCTGTGTTGCACGGAACTTATGGCGAAGACGGCACGATTCAGGGGTTGCTGGAAATGGCCGATGTGCCTTACGTCGGTTGTGGCGTGTTGGGTTCCGCCGCCGGAATGGACAAAGTCGTGATGAAGCGATTGTTCCGCGAAGCCGGTTTGCCTATCGTTGAATTCACGTACTTTTTGCGTTCGCAATGGGAAGCCGATCCTTTGCTGGTTGAGATGCGCATTGCCGCAGAAATCGGATTTCCCTGTTTCGTCAAACCGGCGAACTTGGGATCATCGGTCGGAATTTCCAAAGCAACGGACGCCAAAAGTTTGAACGAAGCCATTGCTCTGGCGGCAAAGTATGATCGCAAGATTGTCGTCGAACGCGGCGTGGATGCGCGCGAAATCGAAGTCAGTGTGCTCGGCAACGATCAACCCGTCGCCAGCTTGCCCGGCGAAATCGTTCCGCAAACCGCGGAATTTTACGATTACCAGGCGAAATACATCAGCGCCGATGGTGCACGGTTGGAAATTCCCGCGAAGCTAAGCAAAGAGCAAACAGAAGAAATTCAACAACTGGCTGTCCGCGCGTTTCAGGCGATTGATGGTGCGGGCTTGGGGCGTGTGGATTTTTTCTTGGAAAAACAAACCGGTAAGCTGTTGCTGAACGAAATCAATACCATGCCCGGCTTCACTTCGATCAGTATGTACCCGAAACTGTGGGAAGTCAGTGGGCTCGGCTACAGTCAATTGATTGACCGGTTGATTGAACTGGCCTTTGAACGACATCGCGAAAAGTCGCGCAACGTGACCAGTTTTGGCTGA
- the rocF gene encoding arginase: MIPPKKATIIGVLMDLGADRRGVDMGPSAVRVAGLNERLAMLGYEVTDAGNIPVRNPEMMQIADRKLKYLPEIAAACQTLADWVEAALDAGSTPIILGGDHSIAIGSVGGLSAFYHKRDQRVGVIWFDAHGDMNTPDTSPSGNIHGMPFAAILGKGAKDLTEISGFAPKVHPEDCVLIGARSVDPEEADALKDSGIRVVTMRELDERGMSVVMDEAMWLASRRTAGFHVTMDMDFVDPDFAPGVGTPVPGGPTYRESHLAMEKIADSGKMLSFELTEVNPVLDVSNKTAELGVQLILSAFGKKIM, encoded by the coding sequence ATGATTCCGCCAAAAAAAGCCACGATCATTGGCGTGCTGATGGATTTGGGCGCAGACCGTCGAGGCGTAGACATGGGACCGTCGGCGGTTCGCGTTGCCGGTTTGAATGAACGGCTGGCGATGCTGGGGTACGAAGTCACGGACGCGGGCAACATTCCGGTTCGCAACCCGGAGATGATGCAGATTGCCGACCGCAAATTGAAATATCTGCCGGAGATTGCTGCGGCTTGCCAGACGCTGGCGGATTGGGTCGAAGCCGCGCTCGATGCCGGTTCGACGCCAATTATTTTAGGCGGCGATCATTCCATTGCCATTGGCAGCGTCGGAGGATTGTCTGCGTTTTACCACAAACGTGATCAACGCGTTGGCGTCATTTGGTTCGACGCGCACGGTGATATGAATACGCCGGACACGTCTCCGTCGGGCAACATTCACGGCATGCCCTTCGCAGCGATTCTGGGCAAGGGGGCAAAAGATTTGACGGAAATCAGCGGCTTTGCGCCGAAAGTGCATCCTGAAGATTGCGTGTTGATCGGCGCGCGCAGCGTTGATCCGGAAGAGGCCGACGCGCTGAAAGATTCCGGCATTCGCGTGGTGACAATGCGCGAATTGGATGAGCGCGGAATGAGTGTCGTGATGGATGAAGCGATGTGGCTGGCTTCGCGACGGACTGCGGGTTTTCACGTAACAATGGATATGGATTTCGTGGATCCTGACTTCGCGCCCGGCGTTGGCACTCCGGTTCCCGGCGGCCCGACCTATCGCGAAAGTCATCTGGCGATGGAAAAAATCGCCGATTCGGGCAAGATGCTTTCGTTTGAATTGACCGAAGTCAATCCTGTGCTGGATGTGTCCAACAAGACGGCGGAATTGGGTGTGCAATTGATCCTCTCGGCATTCGGCAAAAAAATTATGTAA
- a CDS encoding FecR domain-containing protein: protein MLFATASDLLANSFAHCRRLTRAALLFSFSISLFTLAVAQDSPVRVARISLIEGEVSYQRTGDGQNWYDASLNLPLNERDQLYSGPGGRSEIQITGRNLIRIDRNTNLRFSQFNNGTIQFALPVGTATFRVDSLDRRQFSVVDASDLNNNDPVYFEVDTPIAAVTFLKEGNYRINVREDGTTEVIVRHGQAEVYNREIGAVTVKQGRRIVVDGRDANYFQIARLEDKDNWDRWNDRRDDDLLSRAESSRSARYVPVAVPGVYDLDSYGEWYETPDYGWVWYPRSVAVGWVPYRVGYWRYYSGWGWTWVSYEPWGWVPYHYGRWAWYRSRWCWVPNVSVGWGWAPHQVVFFGWGGGYNQGYRDGYRDGRYGWYGWAPLGPRDRYYGGRGSTTAINPRSLDNYNAPGGVSVMESRKFDNGRVIVTQNDIKAPGEITLPPAPPRGAGAQEDRTIPAVLRGEEFKPTQAVPTRELKIERTEIARRLDAPVIERRPVSGLDRVGAPSRGGADRLPTRDAQPGNVTSDRSAPTRNTDASSASPSRIQDGQIVRPDRKPRESEYRTVDRTPAPTRSLPESERNTPSRDGVDAPRSTPNREVNRGTDRPARVETPRTYDPPSRSETPKRYDPPPSRPVERPSSPPPSRDSAPSRTERAPERPSSPPPSRDSSPPRESAPSKPAERAPERQSSPSRESPPSRPIKPNSQF from the coding sequence ATGCTCTTTGCCACTGCTTCAGATTTGCTTGCCAATTCATTTGCTCATTGCCGCCGCCTCACGCGCGCGGCGCTTTTGTTCAGCTTTTCAATTTCCCTGTTCACGCTGGCTGTGGCGCAAGATTCGCCTGTACGCGTTGCCCGCATCAGCTTGATCGAGGGCGAAGTCAGTTATCAGCGCACTGGCGACGGCCAAAACTGGTATGACGCTTCGCTCAATTTGCCGCTCAACGAACGTGACCAACTTTACAGCGGCCCCGGTGGACGCTCTGAAATTCAAATCACCGGACGCAATCTGATCCGCATTGACCGCAATACCAACCTGCGGTTTTCCCAATTCAACAACGGAACAATTCAATTTGCATTGCCTGTGGGAACAGCGACATTTCGCGTGGACAGCCTGGACCGCCGACAATTCAGCGTCGTTGATGCCAGCGACCTGAACAACAACGATCCGGTTTACTTTGAAGTGGATACGCCAATTGCCGCCGTCACTTTTTTGAAGGAAGGCAATTACCGGATCAATGTGCGCGAGGACGGAACCACCGAAGTCATTGTCCGTCACGGCCAAGCGGAAGTTTACAACCGTGAAATTGGCGCGGTGACAGTCAAACAAGGTCGCCGCATTGTCGTTGACGGACGCGATGCCAATTATTTCCAAATCGCTCGGCTGGAAGACAAAGACAATTGGGATCGTTGGAACGACCGTCGTGATGATGATCTGCTTTCGCGTGCCGAAAGTTCGCGAAGCGCGCGGTATGTGCCCGTGGCAGTTCCCGGCGTGTACGATCTGGATTCTTACGGGGAATGGTATGAGACGCCGGATTATGGTTGGGTTTGGTATCCACGCAGCGTCGCGGTTGGTTGGGTGCCGTATCGAGTCGGGTACTGGCGCTACTATTCCGGCTGGGGTTGGACTTGGGTTTCGTACGAACCGTGGGGATGGGTTCCATATCATTACGGACGTTGGGCCTGGTACCGCAGCCGCTGGTGCTGGGTTCCCAATGTTTCTGTCGGCTGGGGATGGGCACCGCATCAGGTCGTCTTTTTCGGCTGGGGCGGCGGTTACAATCAGGGGTATCGCGATGGGTATCGCGATGGACGCTACGGTTGGTACGGTTGGGCTCCCTTGGGGCCACGTGACCGTTACTACGGTGGTCGAGGTTCAACGACCGCCATCAACCCGCGTTCACTGGATAATTACAATGCGCCCGGCGGTGTCAGCGTGATGGAAAGCCGTAAGTTCGATAATGGCCGCGTGATCGTCACCCAGAACGACATCAAAGCCCCGGGAGAAATCACGTTGCCGCCCGCGCCACCCAGAGGAGCAGGCGCGCAGGAAGATCGAACAATACCGGCGGTGTTGCGCGGCGAAGAGTTCAAACCCACGCAAGCTGTCCCAACCCGTGAATTGAAAATCGAGCGAACGGAAATCGCGCGCCGGCTGGACGCCCCCGTCATCGAACGCCGACCCGTATCCGGTTTGGATCGCGTAGGCGCTCCGAGCAGAGGAGGAGCTGATAGGCTTCCGACCCGCGATGCCCAGCCGGGAAATGTAACGTCGGATCGAAGCGCTCCGACGCGTAACACAGATGCCAGTTCCGCTTCGCCAAGTCGCATTCAGGATGGGCAGATCGTTCGCCCTGACCGAAAACCGCGCGAAAGCGAATACAGGACGGTTGATCGGACTCCGGCTCCGACACGCAGCTTGCCGGAAAGCGAACGCAATACGCCATCGCGAGATGGGGTGGATGCGCCACGCTCGACGCCAAATCGCGAAGTCAATCGGGGCACTGATCGTCCAGCGCGCGTTGAAACGCCGCGAACGTACGATCCGCCTTCCCGCAGCGAAACGCCCAAACGGTATGATCCGCCGCCTTCGCGCCCAGTCGAACGGCCGTCATCGCCGCCACCGTCGCGTGATTCGGCTCCGTCCAGAACCGAGCGCGCGCCCGAACGGCCTTCTTCGCCGCCGCCTTCCAGGGACTCGTCGCCGCCGCGCGAATCGGCCCCGTCCAAACCGGCGGAGCGTGCGCCGGAACGGCAATCATCACCGTCACGCGAGTCACCTCCTTCACGGCCAATCAAACCGAACAGCCAGTTCTGA